One part of the Humulus lupulus chromosome 9, drHumLupu1.1, whole genome shotgun sequence genome encodes these proteins:
- the LOC133799527 gene encoding protein MOR1-like, whose translation MSVQDIAVQSHALLNVKDSNKVQLKQAIFECLLLLNILTSTHLDFTYLQEDREILVVRSIKFEDPRIEQIQDLENDLMKYFREDLHRRLLSIDFKKQIDGLEMLQKALPSIGKEIVEVLDILLRWFVLQFCKSNTTCAGISS comes from the exons ATGTCCGTTCAAGATATAGCAGTTCAATCGCATGCTTTACTAAATGTTAAAGATTCCAATAAGGTACAACTTAAGCAAGCAATTTTTGAATGTCTCTTACTTTTGAATATATTGACAAGTACTCATTTGGACTTTACTTATCTGCAGGAGGATAGGGAAATATTGGTAGTAAGGAGTATTAAGTTTGAAGATCCACGGATAGAACAAATTCAAGACCTTGAG AATGATTTGATGAAGTACTTCAGAGAGGATTTGCATAGACGGCTTCTAAGCATAGATTTTAAGAAGCAAATTGATGGGCTTGAGATGCTGCAAAAG GCACTCCCATCGATTGGCAAGGAAATAGTTGAAGTTCTGGATATACTACTGAGGTGGTTTGTTTTACAATTCTGTAAATCAAACACAACAT GTGCTGGAATTTCTTCATGA